The following DNA comes from Lentibacillus sp. Marseille-P4043.
TGAGCGAGGAAATTAAAATTGTTCCATACTCAATTAAAGCAGCATTAGCGGATTTGAATGCGACTGCTCAATCGCTGGAAACGACTTTTTCAAAAGATGTCAGCGGGGAAAATATACTTGAAATGGTCGACAAAATGAATGGAATTAAACAAGCGTATGAAGAAATTCTCACGTCTTATCAAACATTACTGACAACCAATGTAGAGGAAACCAGACAAGCGATCGAGTCATTCGTTGAAAATGAGAGGACTATCGCATCTGCTATTCAATTTATTAAGTAGTTGATTTTCTAGTTTGGAAAGGAGGACGTTTGTGAAAGTATTGGATGCGGAAAATTTACATGCAGGAATTGATGACATAAAACGTGAGATTCACCATTTTCAAAGTCAAATCACATCGATCCAAAAGGCAGTTCGCGGTATAACGACACTGCATGAATCATTGAAAGGAAAAGGTGGAGAGGCGATTCGCGCTTTTTATAATGAGTGTCATCAACCGTTCCTAATATACATGTACAATTTTTTAATAGATTATGAGGAAATTCTGGATCAGATGAAGCAGGCGGTCCTATCGTATGAGCCGGAAACAAGCGGCATGATAAGACAGGACTTTTTGGAAAATGATGTAACGTCAGGATTGGAAAAGGTTAAAAATGTAACAACAGGCCTAACCGATGAAGCTAATTCCGTGATGGATAGTGTGCAGGATATCGTCGCCCTTCCAAAGCTTGATGACGAAGAATTTTTACATCATGTACAACGTGGCAAAAAGAGAACAAAAGATACCGTTGAACAGCTTCATGATTTAGATAATTCTCAGACAAAGGCACTTGAACCAATAGAGGAACAGCTTAGAACGATGAACGATTACATTGCGGATATCCAGTCCGTGTTTACAAATGGTGAAATCACGTTGCATAATATAGATATACATACGGTGGCAAGCATCGGATTCTACCAAAACATGCTGACAGATACCCCAATTACATATGCGGCATTAAGAAAACAAAACCAATTTAACCGTGTTGCTGGGCCATATGTGATGATGATGTACCCGAATATGCTGTTCCCGATAACATACCGTAATTATAGTGCTGGAAACGTTCACCTAGGTGATATAAGTAAGCAAAAACCAATCAAAGAAGCCGCCGAACAATATAAACTGACAGATCCAGAATCTATTGCGATAGCCAATTACTTGAGAAGAGAGTATACAGACGAACCAGAAATAGACGTGCAAGAAATGGAAAGCCAAGTAAACGTTGAATCCCCTCAGTCATCAGATAACATGTATTATTCTGCAAGGGAGCCATTAACTTTCTGGGATAAACGAGAGGTTGTTGGCGGTTATTCGGATCTGGCAGGAGACCCCTTCATGATGGGGCATATCGCAACTGCAGGATTTAACTTTGCTTTTGATGATATCGGGACTATGATTGACCCGGATGCAACAGCCGAAGACAAGATGATGGCAGGATTGTTTTTGTTTGCAAAGCCGTTGAAGGCAGCGGATAAGGTTGTTGGCGGTGCTAACCGTGTGGATAAGGTTAGGGATGCTGGGAAAGTTGATAAGGGTGTAGACAATCCTCTACTACCAGGTGAAGGAAAAGTTGGAACATATGAAGAATTAATAGATGCGGGAACACGTGGAGATAATATAACTCCTCACCATATGCCGTCTGCAAAATATATGAAAACAAAAGCAGAGGTGCATAAAAATGATGGAGTAAGTATGAATATGGAACACCCTCATCCAGGAAAAGGGGGGAGACATCGTCAAACCGAAACATATGGAATGACTGGTAAGAAATTAGAAGATTATCTTAACCTTGAACCACGTGACGCTTTAGCCCGTGATATTATTGATGCAAGGAATAACTATATAAAAGAGGGACTTTACACTCCTGAGATACGTTCAGGACTATTGGAAGTAATAAAATTAAATAAAACAAAGTACCCAAATATTTTTGACAGGTAATAGGGAGGTGGGGAAAGTTGGACATTTTAGTCGAACTTACCGAATTAAAGAATAATCGTTTATTAAGAGATGAGAGTGAAATAGAAAAATTTGAAAAATCTATAGAAAATATTTTAGACTTGGAGGATGTTAATCATATAGAAATATTGTGCCAAGGGTTTGATGATTTAACTGAAAATGATGAAGTAATGTTTGGATTAATTCATGCTATAGAGTCGTATGATAAAATTGTTGGTTCTGAAGTTTCGTTGAAAGTGTTAGCTAATTCTATTCCTAAAATGCTTCCCCATGCTAAGGAATGGTTAAAGATACTTCACAAAAGGATATTAAATCATGAACCATCGAGGAATATTTATAAAAAAATCATTCCCACATTGAACAATGACATTCAGAAATATGTCGTTTCTCAACTAACTAGTATTAAAGAAAGGAACACAAGTCGTTTTGAAGAAAGTGTAAATTCAATATTAGATTTTTTAAAGTAATTTAAAAACCTTGATTGAAACTTTATGCCTTTTAGGATTTTTAAGTTATGGAGCACAAAACAGCCTGCACCATGCGCAGGGGAGTGCTGTCAGTGGAAGATCTAATGAATGTGTTCTATCAATATAAAGAAATACAACAACAAAATGAAAAGATAGATGAGAAGGTAACAAATAAGTGATATCATTTAAGGAAGATCAAAGGCGGCTACGTAAAAAGTAACCGTCTTTTTGCATAATATAGATATACATACGGTGGCAAGTATCGGATTCTACCAAAACATGCTGACAGATACCCCAATTACATATGCGGCATTAAGAAAACAAAACCAATTTAACCGTGTTGCTGGGCCATATGTGATGATGATGTACCCGAATATGCTGTTCCCGATAACATACCGTAATTATAGTGCTGGAAACGTTCACCCAGGTGATATAAGTAAGCAAAAGCCAATCAAAGAAGCTGCCGAACAATATAAACTGACAGATCCAGAATCTATTGCGATAGCCAATTACTTGAGAAGAGAGTATACAGACGAACCAGAAATAGATGTGCAAGAAATGGAAAATGAAGTAAACGTTGAAGCACCCCATTCGTCAGATAACATGTATTACTCTGCAAGGGAGCCATTAACTTTCTTGGATAAACGAGAGGTTGTTGGCGGTTATTCGGATCTGGCAGGAGATCCCTTCATGATGGGGCATATCGCAACTGCAGGATTTAACTTTGCTTTTGATGATATCGGGACTATGATTGACCCGGATGCAACAGCCGAGGACAAGATGATGGCAGGATTGTTTTTGTTTGCAAAGCCTGCTAAGTTAGTTGGAAAAGGTGCAGATGCATTTAAGGCTGGGGATAAGGTTAAGGATGCTAGGAAAGTTGATAAGGGTACGGTTAAAAAGATAGATTCTGATACAATAAAAAAATATATTAGAGATGTAGAAAGGCGAACCGGAAGAGAGTTACCTAAAAACCAAATAGAGAAGTTGAAGGTAGCCTTAAGAAATAAAGAATATAAAAAAATGTCACCAATAGAAACAGCTAAGCATAGGGCAGAATTTGATAAAGTGAAATATAAAGTAATCAAAGAGTGGGAAGAAAATACAGGGCAAAAGTGGCCCTTGTATAATGAAAATGTTATTTCAGAAAAAACAGGAAAAATAATTAGGAAACAAGAAGATAAGTATGATGCTCATCATATAATTGAAAATACTTTTGGAGGAGAACATGAATGGTGGAATATGCATCCTGCAAAATTCCCAAATGAGCATCAAGCTGGTATTCATGGAACAGGATCACCAGCAAATACACTATTTAAAGGAGGTAAAAAATAATGGACTATGAACTTATTAAGACAAACGAAGAAAACAGTTTTTATCCAGTAACTGAAAACGAAATAAAAGAGGTTGAGAAGGAACTCGATTTAAAATTTCCTAAGGAGTTAGTTAATTTTTATATAGAGGTTGGCTACGGGTTTATTAAAGGTTCAGAGTTTACTATTAATCGTATTATGGACCCTTATTCCGTAAGAGACTTTCGGTTAAGAGTTAATGATTTTGAGTTTTATCCCGACATAGAAATTTATGATGAGTTTGAAAATAACAAACTAATATTTTTTGAAGGTAGTGAATCAGCTTTAATGTCAATCGAATTGAATGAAAAGAATAGTAGTCCGGTTTACTATTATGATATTCAAATTGCGACTTCTCTTAGAGAGTTTTTAAGAAAAATAGAAGAAAATGATAAATATTACTTGGAGTTACTAGTTGATTAAAGAACATAATAAAACTCATACCTTGATTGGCAAATGCCTTTCAAGGTTTCTTTTTGTAATGGCTACTTAGTGTCGAGCAAAGCGTTTATTCATATAGAAAATAAGGCTATTGCGGATATCCAGTCCGTGTTTACAAATGGTGAAATCACGTTGCATAATATAGATATACATACGGTGGCAAGTATCGGATTCTACCAAAACATGCTGACAGATACCCCAATTACATATGCGGCATTAAGAAAACAAAACCAATTTAACCGTGTTGCTGGGCCATATGTGCTGATGATGTACCCGAATATGTTGTTCCCGATAACATATCGCAATCATAGTGTTGGAAACGTTTAACCAGGTGATATAAGTAAGCAAAAGCCAATCAAAGAAGCTGCCGAACAATATAAACTGACAGATCCAGAATCTATTGCAATAGCCAATTACTTGAGAAGAGAGTATACGGACGAACCAGAAATAGATGTGCAGGAAATAGAAAACGAAATAAACGTTGAATCCCCTCAGTCGTCAGATAACATGTATTACTCGGCAAGGGAGCCATTAATTTTCTGGGATAAACGAGAGGTTGTTGGCGGTTATTCGGATCTGGCAGGAAGACCCCTTCATGATGGGGCATATCGCAACTGCAGGATTTAACTTTGCTTTTGATGATATCGGGACTATGATTGACCCGGATGCAACAGCCGAGGACAAGATGATGGCGGGAATGTTTTTGTTTGCAAAGCCTGTTAAGTTAGTTGGAAAAGGTGCAGATGCATTTAAGGCTGGGGATAAGGTTAAGGATGCTAGGAAAGTTGATAAGGGTACAAAAAAAGTAGAGTATGGCGAACAATACACGAAAGTAAATCGCAAAAAGGTATTAAAACCTAATATAAAATACACGACAAAAGAAGGATACAAATATACAACGGACGAAAAAGGACGTATTTCCAGTGCTGAAGCTACCCTGAAATTAGGTAAAGCAGATAGAAATTCATATGCTCAAAGAACTGTAGGCAGAGAAGACAGATTACCTAATGATGATGGGGGTCACATTATAGCAAGTACTTTTAAAGGATCAGGGGATATTGATAACTTAGTGCCGATGAATGCATATAGTAACTTAAAATTGAGCCACCATAAGTTTGTGAATTTCATTTCCCACAAAATTTCAAGTGGCTCAAATTCATTGCAAAATGCACGTAAATAAACACGGAAATTTTGGTAGTTTAAGAGATTAGAAATGCAAGACGTTCTCTGACGCCACAAATTTGGTGGGGATGAACGTATCTTAAGAAAGCTCTTACACTTGAATTGTCCAATCAAACTTGTAAAGTCAATCATAATATGTAATATCCAAGATCAAATGATTTTGGAGGTGATAAAGAGTACAGGTATAACGAAGAAAGGAGTTGTATAATGCGGAAAAATTATTGCTTCAAAAGCAATCATAAATTTTATGATTCACATAAATTTTACCGTGCGTCTAACAACTATTCTCGTGGTCACAAACATCACCGTCGTAATTCTTGTAAACATCACCAGGATCACCTCGATTGCGGATCTCATGATTACGAAAGATGCCACCATGGTCACCACTCCAGGGATCACTACTGTGGCTGTGTCCACTGCCCACATGAATGTCATAATAGCTGCTCTTATTGCTGTCAATCCAGTTATAAGAGGTATCTCTGTGATGACGATTTCCGATTACGTTTGGGCGGTCTGCAGCACGGGATGAACTATCGCCTTAGGCAGTTGATGGGGTGTGAAGTAGAAGTGCAGCTAGAAAACGATGAGACTGTACGTGGCGTGATTTGTTATGTAGGCTCTAATTTTGTGGAATTGTTAACAGAATGTCCTGCAAACAAACGAGAAAAAGGAAGTAAGAAACATTCATTTATTCTCTCAACAGATAGGATAAATAAATTTAGATATGGATATGATGATCTAAAACATTAGTGTCATTCTTTTGTAAATTGGATAATTCTTGAAAGGTATTTTGATACGCTATTGCTGCTTGTAAATGAAAAGTAACTTGGAATCATCAACACCGCCCAGTATGTCTGTTTTTTAACCTTCTATTTGTGAATTTCAAAGGATTTTTCCAAATATGTTTTTGGAGGGGGGACGTGGCGGAGAGAAGGTCCATTAAAAGTGCGATACATTGGAAATACTCTGAAAAAGTTTGAAGACCATACTCTTGTTCAACAAAAACAATTCTGTTTGACAACATTAAGGCAATTACCATAAAACAAGAAATGAAAACTTGGAAATCAGCACCAGATAGGACTTCTCTGGTGCTGATTTAATTTTTACTACTTCATTCAGAGGAAAGTATAATCTACGTTTCGCCGGTATCCAGTACGGAATTATATTCTGACGCACCTTTATCCTCCATCACTTGAATCATCGAAATTTTATCATTTGAAATGATTGTTAATTCGTTATCCGTCATGACTGCTATCGAGTTTTTATCCACATCTTCCACAATTCCTCTAATAACTGTTTCATCCACACTTACGTCAACTTTTTTGTTTTCCAGCAATAAAAGATAGATATTGAAACGCATGCGATAAAACAGATGCAATAATTTTGGAGAGGAGGATACAATACTACCAAAACAAAAAGTAATATCCCGGCGTAGGCAGCCATCAATGTTTCTTAGCGGTGCCTCATTATTAGGTTCTGCAAACCTACCTTTTGGTTTTACAGAAATGATTTGTCTATAGGGGAGAATAATCTCCGATTTATCGGCTAATAAAACAACAAAGTCAAAACCAACTGTATGGACTTTGCCATCTATTGTTCTACCCATGATTGTGGATGTTGTTACCATTAATCCATCTAGACCACGAAAGGCATTGCGGAATATTTCTGCTGGGGTTCTTTCCACATCCAAGGCCAAATCAAGAAGTAACTGATTTGCTGAACGGATATCCTCCCTAACTTGTTTAAGTGTTTGTAAAGGAAGACAGCTTGTAGGCGAAGGGAATTCTGGTGAGGGATAACGTTTTTGGCAAAAGCAGTTATCTATACAAAAATCTTCTATTGGATTCTGTTCTTTAAGCGGAAGATTCTTTTTCACTATTATCACCACCTTTCTTTGGACCGGAGGACAGGTGCCGTGGTCCAGTTTAAGAAACATAAAAAAACTGAGTAACGGTAATTTTATACAATTTGAATGGTTGAATCGGAAAAGCTATTTTCGCGTTCCGCCCTGGCTTATTCCTTTAAGGGGCGGGAGGTGTTTGTTTAATTTCTGGTAGATTCTGATGATGCCCCACATGCCCAGTTCGATATCCCAACGAATATTGCCGGAGCGGTACATATAGTCACCGTGGAATCCTCCGTAAGCTCCTGCTCCGCCCAGTAGTTGCAGGTTCTCTGTAGCGCCAGCAATGTTAAAGCCAACAAATGATTCAGTGCGTGAGTTCAAATCCTTTGATGCAGAATGCCAGCGGTGGCCATGCAGATGAAAGGTATGTGCCCTTCGTCGTTCTGCGGGGGTGACTAAGCGGATTGTTACTGGATCACCAATATAGCTTTCGAATGTCGGAGTTGCCGGATCCCCAAATACTTTGGAAGAAAACAATTCATGAAGGGAAGAATGTTTGTAATATCTGTTGATCAATCGTTCGCTTCGATAATTGAATCCGCGCGAACCCTGGTCATATGTGTCGAGCAAATCTTCATCCAATTCCGGCGGAGGAAGCAAAATTCCATCAGGCGGATCGATGATTAATTGGCCACTTTTATCCAAAAGCCTAACCCCGTCATGCATAACTAATACAAATTCCCTTGTGTCTGGTAAAAATGGATTCCGTACAATAACATTGGCACCTGTTCTTGTAGGTTTCAATGTATATGGATTGAGGTACTCGCTTCCCCTAGGTTCAGCAATAAAAGCTCCAAAGGCTCCGTGTCCCTTATGATTTCGGATATCTGCCATATCCCAAAGGCCGCACACTCCAACCTGAGAATCAACCACCCAGCGGTAGTTCCGTTTTTCTCCCGGTCCAACAGTTTGGTCATCGTTAAATCCTACCGTTTCCCCTGCAGAAGTTTTCACATCATAGTCGAGTAACTGGGGATGCAGAGAAATACGAAGTGATGGCGGATAAAATGCCTGTTCTTTTACTTCTGGGTAAGGATAGATGCCGTCTTTGAACGGGAACAAATCTTCTTTAAGCATATTCGATAGAGTCACATCAACTGTATCACCCATATTTGCACGAAGAATCAGTGGTTCTGGTTGTTTTCTTCCTTTTAAAATATCACTCATATCTTCTTTGAGTGCGAAAATTAGGCCGTATGGATCATGGTCGCCAAAGTCGTTGTATTTAATTGGAAGCTGAAAAGCAACAATATCAAACTTTCGTACTGAACCCCTTTCAATAGGATTACGTAAAGGGTCTTTAGCTGATGGCGGATTCTCTCCAGTACATTCTGGAAGTGGTCTAGAGCGTTTTAACGGTTTAGGACGGTCAGATAATGGAATCAGGTCAGGAATATTTTCATCGTATGCCCGGATCAGTCCCCACAGTCCGTTCCATAAATCTTCCTCTGTTTCAAATGTCCATAAATAGTCGCCGGATCTGGGGATATATGTTTCAAATGTGAATGATTCCGAAATACCGATATGCTGCTGGGATGACACGTTAGTGTTCGTGTTTCCTCGTTCTTTTGGCCATTTCAGCCCATGCACATTAAAACTGTGTGATTCTTCCTGTGCTCCTTGAAGCAGCCGGATTCGAATTGGGTCCCCCTGATATGCTCGTAGTATTGGTGTTTCGGGATCCCCATGAACATGAGAACTGAAGCTATAGGCGGGATCGCAATCTTTTCCTAATCGAAATCTAAGTGGCGCATTTTTATAATTAACACCAAATAGGCCTGGATCATCCTGAGAACCCGGAAACTTCGGTGGATTAAGCGGTTTTTTGTTTTTATCAAATAATAAAGAAAAGTCCTGTGCGAATAATGCGAAGTCACGGTAATTCGGGATGAGCGGATTATTCACCATCACCTGTGTTCCATGGTCGACTTCTATTCCAGTTTCGGAATCAAAAATTTCGGAGAACCGTGAGTGGACAACCCCTGAGCCAAACACACCATGTTGCTGATGGGCTAATGGAAAAAGATGGTCATGGAAGAACCATGCTTTTAATTCGACATCTGCATAATAGGAATATTGTATCGTTTCCCCCGGGAGCACAGATGAATCATAATTCCACCCAACATTAGCACCGTCACAAACGAGTACATCAAATTTTACGAAGTGAATATGAAAACCGGATTCATAGGTCCTCGTCACAAGCTGGAATGCATCCCCATCCAATATATGCGGCAGTCGGTTGGTAAAATTAATTTGAAAGCAAGTATGGGATGGTGCATGAATGACAAGCGGTTCCGGTTTCTTCTTCCCTGATAGCACATCATCGAGATCTTCATCTAACACATACATGCGACCTTTTGGGTCATGCCAGCCTTGTTTGTTATAGATGAGCGGCAGTTCGATAACGGAAATATTAAATTCCTTTACGTTTACATCTTTGGGACATGGATCCGTAAAGACAGCACCTGGTCTTGGATTATCTACGGCTGCATGTCGCTCGAGTTTCGTCAGATTTCGACCGCCTTTAATTCCTAGCGGGGGACGTGGTGCTTTATTTCCAACTTTACCAGGAATGAAATTGGGGAATCCTGGCTTTTTCTTTGTTGGGGTTGGTGGCGGTTCACGATCGGGAAGTGGATTCAGTGCTTCAATTGGGGTACCATTTGGGTAACATTGGCTTCCGTCCTGGAGTGTATCAAAGATTCGGTTCATCCCCCACATTCCTGCTGCAAAATGCGGATACAGGTGACAGTGGATAATGGCGTCCCCTAATGCACCTTGCAGGCTACCCAGACCATAAAGGGGCTCAACTGTATAATGGGACTGAGGGCTGATGGCCTGAGAGTCAATGATTTCCGATCCCAAATCCCGTGGGTCGCTAAACCACTGGTGAACATGATAATGAAAAACATGTGTTTCTTTTGCACCCCCGTGGAAAAGGCGGATTTTTGCCGGATCTCCGACATATCCACGTAATATGGGTGCTGAAGGATCCCCAAATACCCAAGAGTCGTGGTGTACCTCTTCACCTTCACAGTTAGGACAAACAACACCTTCAGCTAGCAGCTGCTGTCTTCTATTCTCCGGTTCATACCGATAATTGGCTCCATGAAAGGATTCTTCTTCCTGATTAGAGATATGATTGATCGGCCGGTTCCCTGTAACATCATCAACTTCCATTTCATCATGGAAAAGCCAGGCGTATTCACGGAAGGATGGAAGCAGCGGATGATGAACATCAGCATAAACACCGCTGTTCATCGGCCCTCCTGTTACTGGATCCGTCCACCAAGAAAAGCGGCTTTCGACACATACCCCCCCAAAAAGTCCGTTGGTATTAGAACCATTTTCTCCGCTTGATGGATTGCCTAGATCAGAAAAGAAATAATTGCCCTCTTTTACAGCGTTAATTTTGTACAATATACGTTCACCGGGGGCAACGGTACTATTTTTATTAAACCCTACATACGCACCATCTGAATGAAGGACATCATATTCAGCTTCTTGGAAATGTATCCCGGTATAAAATGACAGTTTATTTTCAAATAGAATTTCAACTGTATCCCCCTCATTTGCCCGGATAATAAGGGGCTCGACAAGATCCACAGGTGAAAATGGATTCTTTTTAACAAGGTCTTTCACCTTCTGTTCATTCTCTTTTAAAACATACATCATTCCATTTGGGTTGTGGTCCCCAAATGTATTGACAACAATCCGGATAGGAATTGCAACGACATGATACGTTCTTTTCATAAAACATCCCCATTTCTGTCAATCTTTTAATTCTGGAATTTTTGGTCCAATACTGCTTTCAATATAAAAAACATTTATTGAATGGATATGTACCGTCCATTCTTTTTCCTCAAGTGCTGGAATATGGGTCGTATCGACATCCAAAACAACCATATCTTCTACAACATCCTTGATTGTTCCAATAAACATAAACGGAAATGCTTCGGTTAATATAAAAATTCTTCGCTTTTTATTCTTTTTAAAATGCTTAACAATTGCATCATTCCTGACCACATTGACCATGCTTGTTAATTCCAGGTCGTGATTATTCATAAGAATCGGCCTCCTATCTAAGTTAACGGGAAATTTAAATCTGGCGGAATCTCTGTAGAAAATGCGACTACGTTTTCAAGTGGAATGCTAAGCGGGAATGGAAATTCATAAAATGGTGCGTTCACCATTTTAATAATTACCGGTGATAATGTAATATGGCTTTCTTGAACATCCTTTATTTTCCCGGAAAAAACAGGACGGAATACTTGCCCAAGCAGGTTTAACTGTACTGCTTGCGTTACAACGAGTAAATTTTCTCCCTGCATACTTTTTAAAT
Coding sequences within:
- a CDS encoding multicopper oxidase domain-containing protein, with amino-acid sequence MKRTYHVVAIPIRIVVNTFGDHNPNGMMYVLKENEQKVKDLVKKNPFSPVDLVEPLIIRANEGDTVEILFENKLSFYTGIHFQEAEYDVLHSDGAYVGFNKNSTVAPGERILYKINAVKEGNYFFSDLGNPSSGENGSNTNGLFGGVCVESRFSWWTDPVTGGPMNSGVYADVHHPLLPSFREYAWLFHDEMEVDDVTGNRPINHISNQEEESFHGANYRYEPENRRQQLLAEGVVCPNCEGEEVHHDSWVFGDPSAPILRGYVGDPAKIRLFHGGAKETHVFHYHVHQWFSDPRDLGSEIIDSQAISPQSHYTVEPLYGLGSLQGALGDAIIHCHLYPHFAAGMWGMNRIFDTLQDGSQCYPNGTPIEALNPLPDREPPPTPTKKKPGFPNFIPGKVGNKAPRPPLGIKGGRNLTKLERHAAVDNPRPGAVFTDPCPKDVNVKEFNISVIELPLIYNKQGWHDPKGRMYVLDEDLDDVLSGKKKPEPLVIHAPSHTCFQINFTNRLPHILDGDAFQLVTRTYESGFHIHFVKFDVLVCDGANVGWNYDSSVLPGETIQYSYYADVELKAWFFHDHLFPLAHQQHGVFGSGVVHSRFSEIFDSETGIEVDHGTQVMVNNPLIPNYRDFALFAQDFSLLFDKNKKPLNPPKFPGSQDDPGLFGVNYKNAPLRFRLGKDCDPAYSFSSHVHGDPETPILRAYQGDPIRIRLLQGAQEESHSFNVHGLKWPKERGNTNTNVSSQQHIGISESFTFETYIPRSGDYLWTFETEEDLWNGLWGLIRAYDENIPDLIPLSDRPKPLKRSRPLPECTGENPPSAKDPLRNPIERGSVRKFDIVAFQLPIKYNDFGDHDPYGLIFALKEDMSDILKGRKQPEPLILRANMGDTVDVTLSNMLKEDLFPFKDGIYPYPEVKEQAFYPPSLRISLHPQLLDYDVKTSAGETVGFNDDQTVGPGEKRNYRWVVDSQVGVCGLWDMADIRNHKGHGAFGAFIAEPRGSEYLNPYTLKPTRTGANVIVRNPFLPDTREFVLVMHDGVRLLDKSGQLIIDPPDGILLPPPELDEDLLDTYDQGSRGFNYRSERLINRYYKHSSLHELFSSKVFGDPATPTFESYIGDPVTIRLVTPAERRRAHTFHLHGHRWHSASKDLNSRTESFVGFNIAGATENLQLLGGAGAYGGFHGDYMYRSGNIRWDIELGMWGIIRIYQKLNKHLPPLKGISQGGTRK
- a CDS encoding SMI1/KNR4 family protein, whose protein sequence is MDYELIKTNEENSFYPVTENEIKEVEKELDLKFPKELVNFYIEVGYGFIKGSEFTINRIMDPYSVRDFRLRVNDFEFYPDIEIYDEFENNKLIFFEGSESALMSIELNEKNSSPVYYYDIQIATSLREFLRKIEENDKYYLELLVD
- a CDS encoding DNA/RNA non-specific endonuclease gives rise to the protein MGHIATAGFNFAFDDIGTMIDPDATAEDKMMAGMFLFAKPVKLVGKGADAFKAGDKVKDARKVDKGTKKVEYGEQYTKVNRKKVLKPNIKYTTKEGYKYTTDEKGRISSAEATLKLGKADRNSYAQRTVGREDRLPNDDGGHIIASTFKGSGDIDNLVPMNAYSNLKLSHHKFVNFISHKISSGSNSLQNARK
- a CDS encoding YwqI/YxiC family protein, whose protein sequence is MSEEIKIVPYSIKAALADLNATAQSLETTFSKDVSGENILEMVDKMNGIKQAYEEILTSYQTLLTTNVEETRQAIESFVENERTIASAIQFIK
- a CDS encoding Imm30 family immunity protein, whose protein sequence is MDILVELTELKNNRLLRDESEIEKFEKSIENILDLEDVNHIEILCQGFDDLTENDEVMFGLIHAIESYDKIVGSEVSLKVLANSIPKMLPHAKEWLKILHKRILNHEPSRNIYKKIIPTLNNDIQKYVVSQLTSIKERNTSRFEESVNSILDFLK
- a CDS encoding ribonuclease YeeF family protein codes for the protein MKVLDAENLHAGIDDIKREIHHFQSQITSIQKAVRGITTLHESLKGKGGEAIRAFYNECHQPFLIYMYNFLIDYEEILDQMKQAVLSYEPETSGMIRQDFLENDVTSGLEKVKNVTTGLTDEANSVMDSVQDIVALPKLDDEEFLHHVQRGKKRTKDTVEQLHDLDNSQTKALEPIEEQLRTMNDYIADIQSVFTNGEITLHNIDIHTVASIGFYQNMLTDTPITYAALRKQNQFNRVAGPYVMMMYPNMLFPITYRNYSAGNVHLGDISKQKPIKEAAEQYKLTDPESIAIANYLRREYTDEPEIDVQEMESQVNVESPQSSDNMYYSAREPLTFWDKREVVGGYSDLAGDPFMMGHIATAGFNFAFDDIGTMIDPDATAEDKMMAGLFLFAKPLKAADKVVGGANRVDKVRDAGKVDKGVDNPLLPGEGKVGTYEELIDAGTRGDNITPHHMPSAKYMKTKAEVHKNDGVSMNMEHPHPGKGGRHRQTETYGMTGKKLEDYLNLEPRDALARDIIDARNNYIKEGLYTPEIRSGLLEVIKLNKTKYPNIFDR